One genomic region from Thalassomonas viridans encodes:
- a CDS encoding non-ribosomal peptide synthetase, whose amino-acid sequence MIASLLIKELAEKNIKLKLNDGRLSVDAPKGVLTPALKQTLKSNKNLLLEYLHKVHNYTAISQIVKSQDPGPKKPSFAQQRLWLLDKIDGGSSHYNMPGALRLTGDLNIQALTGALAGIVERHESLRTYFVEGNGGQPLQVVRPCSDFEVPVIDISLLPEGEREFDLAELVAAEAIKPFDLGADFMLRARLVKVSDEEHVLLVTMHHIASDGWSMGVLINEFSILYGAYVRGEESPLPPLEIQYADYARWQRDWLQGEVLDEQLGYWQKQLAGLPVVHNLPLDNPRPRVQSFFGATYYSAIEAGVSDKLNDLCQEVDGTLFMGLHAAFSVLLSRYSNETDIVVGSPVANREQAEVANLIGFFVNTLVLRSDLSGNPCFAALLEQSKQMLLDAYAHQQVPFEQLVETLQPERSLSHSALFQVMLVLQNKEEGTLELPGLTLSPVGQSADIAKYDLTLNATETANGLRLEWEYNTDLFNAGTIERLARHFERLLTGLVNAPQESVFAIDMLPAEEVHQQVIEWNDTAADYPKDKCVHELLEQQALETPDAVAVEFEEHRLTYGELNAKANQLARYLIEERGVTPDTLVGICVERSLEMIVGILGILKAGGAYVPLDPSYPAARLAYMLDDANLTTVLTQQKLKEETPVRDNQAVTFDSEQMSARLQAYPMENMVVDGLTSSHLAYVIYTSGSTGNPKGVMVEHTSVVNQISGLQGLYALGAEDRILQFSALSFDVSVENIFNALLSGAALIIRTDAWLTDPQGWLDLCASHRITIADLPTQFWQQLAYSDKAMPAQLRQMIISGEAVASAALQAWWSKKGHLPKLYNAYGPTETTINASILLCQPGSAPQSIGRPVANTRLYVLDGCQRLVPEGVAGELYIAGAGVTRGYLNLPDLTGARFLKDTFSPAADARMYKTGDLVRWLPDGNIEFLGRIDHQVKIRGFRIELGEIEYQLSLHDEVNDAVVVALSNEDGNKRLVAYVTHDNAGAMLAGDDKAQALRHGFIDSLKAGLSQGLPDHMMPSAFVVLEQLPLTPNGKVDRKGLPAPDMSLWQKSYVAPGTATEKRLCEIWQEVLGLERVGITDNFFELGGHSLLATKLVATVNTRLGVEAQLKLLFSAPTVAEFSSELAALAPAPGRPAIYPVSREQALLPSFSQQRLWFLDKIDGGSTHYNMPEAIRLTGDLNVEALTGALASIVERHESLRTYFVKNTNDQLLQVISPFSGIEVPVTDLSLLPAAERESGLAELVSAEAGKPFDLGANLMLRARLVKVSHHEHVLLVTMHHIASDGWSMGVLINEFSTLYGAYMRGEENPLPPLEIQYADYAQWQRSWLQGEVLDKQIGYWQEQLAGLPVVHGLPLDNPRPKVQSFSGAMYHSVIHSEVSDKLNGLCREIGGTLFMGLHAAFSVLLSRYSNETDIAIGSPIANREQAEVAKLIGFFVNTLVLRSDLSGKPSFAALLEQSKQMLLDAYAHQQVPFEQLVETLQPERSLSHSALFQVMLVLHNNEEGSLELPGLSLSPVEQLADIAKYDLTLNATENANGLHLSWEYNTDLFNPDTIERLAKHFELLLTGLVNAPEENVFTVEMLPAEEVRRQLIDWNDTAADYPKDKCIHELVEQQVRENPEAVAVVCGDKHLTYGELNAKANQLAHYLIRERGVAPDTLVGICVERSLEMIVGILAILKAGGAYVPLDTNYPAARLAYIQKDANLTTVLTQEKLKAEIPVGDSQAVMLDSEEMFIQLQAYSTENIVVDGLNFSHLAYVTYTSGSTGNPKGVMMPVGALVNLLFAKREHSKSLKVPLDILFHSSIGFDMSFTEIFLCLTSGGVLHVIDKEVQLDTPALVDYIIGSRVSVLNFPYALIPVLAHYCHANELTLPDVKVIISSAEQLKLTPEIQAFFSRNRHIELINHYGPSETHVITAINLPFKAILAGNDKVIGKALNNVMLYVLDSSLQPTPLGVAGELCVAGVALARGYLNQSELTGEKFIPNPFFDKNNPNSSERLYRTGDLVRWLPDGNIEFLGRIDHQVKIRGFRVELGEIEQQLLKHDAVNDAVVVARESDAGDKRLAAYVTHDNAAVMLADDEEGRLLRHGFIDSLKAGLAQALPDYMVPSVFVVLEQLPLTPNGKVNRKGLPAPDMSEQQKSYVAPETETEKWLCEIWQEVLGLERVGTRDNFFELGGHSLLATRLIAAVNTRLGVEAPLKLLFSAPTIAGFASKIAALAPGLARPAIHPVSREQALLSSFSQQRLWLLDKIDGGSVHYNMPGALRLAGDLDIEALNRALSTIIERHESLRTHFVEGSDGQPLQLIRPFAGIEVPMTDLSSLPEAERESDLAERVLTEAAKPFDLSADLMLRAQLVKVSNAEHVLLVTMHHIASDGWSMGILINEFTTLYGAYVRGDENPFPPLEIQYADYARWQRDWLQGEVLDKQIGYWQAQLAGLPAVHNLPLDKARPKVQTFNGASHYSVIEPKVHGKLNDLCQEVGGTLFMGLHAAFSVLLSRYSNESDIVVGTPIANREQAEVARLIGFFVNTLVLRSDLSGKPSFAALLKQSKQMLLDAYAHQQVPFEQLVEALQPERSLSHSALFQVMLVLQNNEQGTLELPGLTLSPVEQPGDIAKYDLTLSVTETQNGLQLSWGYNCDLFHAGTIARMAKHFGLLLTGLVNAPQESVFAVEMLPAEEVHQQGVQWNGTAVDYPKDKCLHQLFEQQAQETPDAVALVFEESRLSYGELNAKANQLAHYLIGERGVTPDTLVGICAERSLEMIVGILGVLKAGGAYVPLDPEYPAARLAYMLEDANLSTVLTQEKLKGEVPVSEAQALYIDSEQVITHLAGYPENNARVEPLTSSHLAYVIYTSGSTGKPKGVMVAHQAIANYLLSNREFCQDVCGSYVNTSICFDATATSLWLPLVSGKYCKLSSLANAESVPELLNEIGGKQALLFKLTPSHLEFLQDARAEVDAGHVFYVGGEQFVASKYHKLPESLKKSLFINQYGPTEATVACAAFPVDGRRAYQGVIPVGKPINNTELFVLGGAGEMVPVGSPGELYIGGSGLARGYLNNPELTAGKFMPNPFFDKNNANSSERLYKTGDLVRWLPDGNIEFLGRIDHQVKIRGFRVELGEIEQQLLRHDAVNDAVLVARESDAGDKRLVAYVTHDKAAVMLADNEEARLLRHGFIDSLKAGLAQALPDYMVPSAFVVLEQLPLTPNGKVNRKGLPAPDTLSQQKSYMAPTTATEKALAAIWANLLGLDRKTISITANFFELGGSSLQSIRLLSQIQSRLTVSLSVKQLFMYPVLKSLADFIDTPSLKAIEPGGYGLTGLADKPVLPTLFIAPGMGLLSVSYLSFAQELLGFCNVKVLTTPGIDEAVKIDSALLAFDANERVEQWYRSIKAVQPSGHYRLLGHSLGGDIIFALAKRLEDSGDTVDLVLVDSYLNRTSTQKLPQSFVLAEYLLPQSILTELSIREGIAPSDISDTQLYRILVTHKLIPEEINREQFNVYLFACRQQLTLNYSGQNEDRVNSNVTLIMAKSGLASSTERDQVLAHIQTLCKQKLSVLTVKGTHHSIMDNNELPQKIRLILQGDNNSVNEGGPCIL is encoded by the coding sequence ATGATTGCATCTTTGTTGATCAAAGAGTTAGCTGAAAAGAACATTAAGCTAAAGTTGAACGATGGCCGGTTGTCTGTCGACGCACCTAAAGGGGTTTTAACGCCTGCGCTGAAGCAAACGCTGAAAAGCAATAAAAACTTGCTTTTGGAATATTTGCATAAGGTTCACAATTACACGGCAATATCCCAAATTGTTAAGTCTCAAGACCCTGGTCCTAAGAAGCCTTCTTTCGCCCAGCAACGCCTTTGGTTGCTAGATAAAATAGACGGCGGCAGCAGTCATTACAATATGCCGGGAGCTTTACGTTTAACGGGTGATTTAAATATTCAGGCACTTACCGGGGCGCTGGCCGGCATTGTTGAACGCCACGAGAGTTTGCGGACTTATTTTGTTGAAGGCAACGGCGGCCAACCTTTACAGGTGGTTCGCCCCTGCTCTGATTTTGAAGTCCCCGTGATCGATATTTCCTTACTGCCGGAGGGGGAGCGAGAATTTGATTTAGCAGAGCTTGTGGCGGCTGAGGCAATCAAGCCGTTTGATCTGGGTGCCGATTTTATGTTGCGCGCCCGGCTTGTTAAAGTGTCGGATGAAGAACATGTGTTACTGGTCACCATGCACCATATCGCCTCAGATGGCTGGTCGATGGGCGTCTTGATTAACGAATTCAGTATCCTTTATGGCGCCTATGTGCGTGGCGAAGAAAGCCCGCTGCCGCCGCTTGAGATCCAATATGCCGATTATGCCCGGTGGCAGCGTGACTGGTTGCAGGGGGAAGTGCTTGATGAGCAGCTTGGATATTGGCAAAAACAACTGGCCGGGCTCCCTGTGGTGCACAACTTACCGCTTGATAACCCCCGCCCCAGGGTGCAAAGCTTTTTTGGGGCTACCTACTATAGCGCCATAGAGGCAGGGGTCAGCGATAAACTCAATGACTTATGCCAGGAGGTTGACGGCACCTTGTTTATGGGATTGCATGCCGCCTTTTCCGTGTTATTGTCACGTTATAGCAACGAGACCGACATAGTTGTCGGCAGCCCGGTAGCAAACCGCGAGCAGGCGGAAGTTGCCAACCTGATAGGTTTTTTTGTCAATACTTTAGTGCTGCGCAGCGATCTCTCCGGCAATCCGTGTTTTGCCGCCTTGCTTGAGCAGAGCAAACAGATGTTGCTGGATGCCTATGCCCACCAGCAGGTGCCGTTTGAGCAGCTGGTGGAGACGCTCCAGCCCGAGCGCAGCTTAAGTCACAGCGCCCTGTTCCAGGTGATGCTGGTATTGCAAAATAAAGAAGAAGGTACGCTTGAATTACCCGGCCTAACCTTAAGTCCTGTCGGGCAGTCGGCCGATATCGCCAAGTATGATTTAACTTTGAACGCTACCGAGACTGCCAATGGCTTACGCCTTGAATGGGAATACAATACCGACTTGTTTAACGCCGGTACCATAGAGCGTCTGGCGAGACACTTTGAGCGGTTATTAACCGGTTTAGTGAATGCGCCTCAGGAGAGTGTGTTTGCCATTGACATGCTGCCGGCAGAGGAAGTGCACCAGCAAGTCATCGAATGGAACGATACCGCGGCGGATTACCCGAAAGATAAGTGTGTTCACGAACTTTTGGAGCAGCAGGCACTGGAAACCCCGGATGCCGTGGCGGTTGAGTTTGAAGAACACCGGCTGACCTATGGCGAGTTAAATGCAAAAGCGAATCAGCTCGCCCGTTACCTTATCGAAGAAAGGGGGGTTACCCCGGATACCCTGGTGGGGATTTGTGTGGAGCGCTCGCTTGAAATGATCGTCGGCATCCTGGGGATCCTTAAAGCCGGTGGCGCCTATGTGCCGCTTGACCCGAGTTACCCGGCGGCACGTTTGGCGTATATGTTAGACGATGCCAATCTGACCACAGTGCTGACGCAGCAAAAACTTAAGGAGGAAACACCTGTCAGGGATAACCAGGCGGTAACCTTTGACAGTGAGCAAATGTCTGCCCGGCTACAGGCATACCCAATGGAAAACATGGTTGTTGACGGCTTAACCTCAAGCCACCTGGCCTATGTGATTTATACTTCCGGCTCTACGGGTAACCCTAAAGGGGTGATGGTTGAACATACCAGCGTGGTTAACCAAATCTCGGGCTTACAGGGATTGTATGCGCTTGGCGCCGAAGACCGCATACTGCAGTTCTCTGCTTTAAGCTTTGATGTGTCTGTCGAAAATATTTTTAATGCGTTGTTAAGCGGTGCGGCACTGATCATCCGAACCGATGCCTGGCTTACCGATCCCCAGGGCTGGCTCGACCTATGTGCCAGTCACAGGATAACGATTGCCGATTTGCCGACCCAGTTCTGGCAGCAACTGGCTTATAGTGACAAGGCCATGCCTGCACAACTTCGTCAGATGATTATAAGCGGGGAGGCTGTTGCAAGCGCGGCATTGCAGGCCTGGTGGTCGAAAAAAGGCCACCTCCCGAAATTGTACAATGCCTATGGTCCCACCGAGACGACAATCAATGCAAGTATTTTACTCTGTCAGCCAGGATCGGCGCCGCAGTCCATTGGCCGCCCCGTTGCGAATACCCGACTTTATGTGTTGGACGGCTGTCAGCGCCTGGTTCCTGAAGGGGTTGCCGGTGAACTTTATATTGCCGGAGCCGGTGTGACAAGGGGATACCTGAATCTGCCTGATTTGACCGGGGCGCGATTCTTGAAAGATACCTTCTCTCCGGCCGCGGATGCACGCATGTATAAGACGGGAGATTTAGTACGCTGGTTGCCGGACGGTAATATAGAGTTTTTAGGGCGAATCGACCATCAGGTTAAGATACGCGGTTTCCGGATTGAGCTGGGGGAGATAGAGTATCAGTTATCCTTGCATGATGAAGTCAATGATGCGGTGGTGGTGGCCTTATCCAATGAAGACGGCAACAAACGTTTAGTGGCGTATGTGACGCACGATAACGCGGGAGCAATGCTTGCCGGCGATGACAAAGCACAGGCATTGCGCCATGGTTTCATTGACTCGCTTAAAGCGGGCTTATCCCAAGGCTTGCCTGATCACATGATGCCTTCAGCCTTTGTTGTGCTGGAGCAGCTGCCCTTAACCCCCAACGGCAAGGTCGACCGTAAGGGGCTACCTGCACCCGATATGTCGTTATGGCAGAAGAGCTATGTTGCGCCGGGGACAGCAACCGAAAAACGGTTATGTGAAATCTGGCAGGAGGTGTTAGGTCTAGAGCGGGTGGGGATTACCGATAATTTCTTTGAACTCGGTGGCCACTCGTTACTCGCGACCAAACTGGTGGCTACGGTCAATACGCGTTTAGGGGTAGAAGCGCAGTTAAAACTCCTGTTTAGTGCGCCGACCGTTGCCGAATTCTCGTCTGAGCTGGCGGCATTGGCCCCGGCCCCCGGGCGCCCGGCAATTTATCCTGTCTCTCGTGAGCAAGCGCTATTGCCTTCGTTTTCGCAGCAACGCTTATGGTTTCTCGATAAAATAGACGGCGGCAGCACCCATTACAATATGCCGGAAGCTATACGCCTGACGGGGGATTTAAATGTTGAGGCACTTACCGGGGCATTAGCCAGCATTGTTGAGCGCCATGAAAGTTTGCGTACCTATTTTGTTAAAAATACGAATGACCAGCTTTTGCAAGTCATTAGTCCTTTTTCCGGTATTGAAGTACCTGTAACAGACCTTTCCTTATTGCCGGCAGCCGAGCGTGAGTCAGGCTTAGCTGAGCTCGTTTCGGCAGAGGCGGGCAAGCCGTTTGATTTGGGGGCGAACTTAATGTTGCGCGCCCGGCTTGTCAAAGTGTCGCATCATGAGCATGTGTTACTGGTCACCATGCACCATATCGCCTCGGACGGCTGGTCGATGGGAGTCTTGATTAACGAGTTCAGTACCCTTTATGGCGCCTATATGCGTGGTGAAGAAAACCCGCTGCCGCCGCTTGAGATCCAATATGCCGATTATGCCCAGTGGCAGCGCAGCTGGCTGCAGGGGGAAGTGCTTGATAAGCAGATAGGTTATTGGCAAGAACAGCTTGCCGGACTGCCTGTGGTGCACGGCTTACCGCTTGATAACCCGCGTCCTAAGGTGCAAAGCTTTTCAGGTGCTATGTATCACAGTGTTATTCATTCAGAGGTTAGCGATAAGCTCAATGGTTTATGCCGGGAAATCGGCGGTACCCTGTTTATGGGGCTGCATGCGGCATTTTCGGTGTTACTGTCCCGTTATAGCAACGAAACCGATATCGCTATCGGCAGCCCGATAGCAAACCGTGAACAGGCTGAGGTCGCCAAGCTGATCGGTTTCTTTGTCAATACTTTGGTGCTGCGCAGCGATCTCTCCGGCAAGCCGAGCTTTGCCGCCTTGCTTGAGCAGAGCAAACAAATGCTGCTGGATGCCTATGCGCACCAGCAGGTGCCGTTTGAGCAGCTGGTGGAAACCCTCCAGCCGGAGCGCAGCTTAAGCCACAGTGCCCTGTTCCAGGTGATGCTGGTCTTGCATAACAATGAAGAAGGCTCGCTTGAATTGCCCGGCTTAAGCTTGAGTCCCGTCGAGCAGTTGGCTGATATTGCCAAGTATGATTTAACCTTGAATGCTACCGAAAATGCGAATGGTTTACACCTTAGCTGGGAATACAATACTGATTTGTTTAACCCGGACACCATAGAGCGTTTGGCCAAACACTTTGAGCTGTTATTAACGGGTTTAGTGAATGCGCCTGAAGAGAATGTCTTTACCGTTGAAATGTTGCCGGCAGAAGAAGTACGGCGGCAATTAATCGATTGGAATGATACGGCAGCGGATTATCCAAAAGATAAGTGTATTCACGAGCTTGTTGAGCAACAAGTCCGGGAAAATCCGGAAGCGGTTGCTGTGGTCTGTGGGGATAAGCACTTAACTTACGGCGAGTTAAATGCCAAAGCGAACCAGCTTGCGCATTATCTGATCCGGGAAAGAGGGGTTGCTCCCGATACCCTGGTGGGCATTTGTGTTGAGCGCTCGCTTGAGATGATAGTCGGTATCCTGGCCATTCTCAAAGCAGGCGGCGCCTATGTACCGCTTGACACAAATTATCCGGCGGCACGCCTTGCGTATATACAGAAAGATGCCAATTTAACCACAGTGTTAACACAAGAAAAGCTTAAGGCTGAAATACCTGTCGGGGATAGCCAGGCGGTAATGCTTGATAGTGAGGAAATGTTTATTCAGTTACAGGCATATTCGACGGAGAATATTGTTGTTGACGGCTTAAACTTTAGCCATTTGGCATATGTGACTTATACCTCAGGTTCGACGGGTAACCCTAAAGGGGTGATGATGCCTGTCGGGGCTTTGGTGAATTTATTGTTTGCCAAGCGCGAGCACAGCAAGTCACTTAAAGTCCCTCTTGATATCCTGTTCCATTCCTCGATTGGCTTTGACATGAGCTTTACGGAAATATTTTTATGCCTGACCTCCGGCGGCGTATTACATGTTATCGACAAAGAGGTGCAGCTAGATACACCGGCCCTGGTGGATTATATTATCGGCTCACGCGTTTCTGTGCTGAATTTTCCTTATGCGCTAATCCCGGTACTTGCCCATTATTGCCATGCAAATGAGCTGACCCTGCCGGATGTGAAGGTGATCATTTCCTCCGCGGAACAATTAAAGCTGACCCCTGAGATACAGGCCTTTTTCTCCCGTAACCGGCATATCGAGCTGATTAACCATTACGGGCCGTCGGAGACGCATGTTATCACCGCCATTAATTTACCTTTTAAAGCGATTCTTGCAGGAAATGACAAAGTGATAGGCAAGGCATTAAATAATGTCATGCTTTACGTGTTGGACAGCTCACTGCAACCAACGCCTTTGGGGGTGGCGGGAGAGCTTTGTGTTGCCGGGGTTGCGCTTGCCCGCGGTTATTTAAACCAAAGTGAGCTTACGGGTGAGAAATTTATCCCTAACCCGTTTTTTGACAAGAATAACCCCAATAGCAGCGAACGCTTATACAGGACGGGGGATTTAGTGCGTTGGTTGCCGGACGGCAACATCGAATTTTTAGGGCGCATCGACCACCAGGTTAAAATCCGCGGGTTCAGAGTAGAGTTGGGGGAGATAGAGCAGCAATTGCTTAAACATGACGCCGTCAATGATGCCGTGGTTGTCGCCCGGGAAAGCGATGCCGGCGACAAACGCCTGGCGGCGTATGTCACGCACGACAATGCGGCAGTTATGCTTGCCGATGATGAGGAAGGCCGGCTGTTGCGCCATGGTTTTATCGACTCGCTTAAAGCGGGCCTGGCCCAGGCGTTGCCGGATTACATGGTGCCTTCGGTCTTTGTGGTGCTGGAGCAGCTACCTTTAACCCCCAACGGCAAGGTGAACCGTAAGGGATTACCGGCGCCGGACATGTCCGAGCAGCAAAAGAGCTATGTCGCGCCAGAGACTGAGACCGAAAAATGGCTATGCGAGATATGGCAAGAGGTGTTAGGGCTTGAGCGGGTAGGGACCCGCGATAACTTCTTTGAGCTCGGCGGCCATTCGCTATTGGCGACCAGGCTGATTGCGGCGGTTAATACGCGTCTGGGGGTTGAAGCCCCGCTCAAACTCTTGTTTAGCGCACCGACAATTGCGGGCTTTGCATCCAAAATAGCGGCATTAGCACCGGGTCTTGCACGGCCGGCGATTCATCCTGTTTCCCGCGAGCAGGCGCTATTATCCTCATTTTCGCAGCAAAGGTTATGGTTGCTGGATAAAATAGACGGTGGCAGTGTGCATTACAATATGCCGGGGGCTCTACGCTTAGCGGGTGATTTAGATATTGAAGCACTTAACAGGGCGTTAAGCACTATTATTGAGCGTCATGAAAGTTTGCGGACTCACTTTGTTGAAGGCAGCGACGGCCAGCCTTTACAGCTTATCCGTCCCTTTGCAGGGATTGAAGTACCCATGACAGATCTTTCCTCATTGCCTGAAGCTGAGCGTGAATCCGATTTGGCCGAACGAGTTTTGACAGAAGCGGCTAAGCCCTTTGATTTAAGTGCGGATCTAATGTTGCGCGCCCAGCTTGTTAAAGTATCGAATGCTGAGCATGTGCTGCTGGTAACCATGCACCATATTGCCTCGGACGGCTGGTCGATGGGCATACTGATTAACGAGTTCACTACCCTTTATGGCGCCTATGTGCGTGGGGACGAGAACCCGTTCCCGCCACTGGAAATCCAATATGCCGATTATGCCCGGTGGCAGCGTGACTGGCTGCAGGGGGAAGTGCTTGATAAGCAGATAGGCTATTGGCAGGCACAACTTGCCGGGCTTCCTGCGGTGCACAACCTGCCGCTTGATAAGGCGCGTCCTAAGGTGCAAACCTTCAACGGCGCCTCTCACTACAGTGTTATAGAGCCGAAGGTTCACGGTAAACTCAACGACTTATGCCAGGAGGTTGGCGGCACCTTGTTTATGGGGCTGCATGCCGCGTTTTCGGTGTTACTGTCGCGTTATAGCAACGAAAGCGATATTGTGGTCGGCACCCCGATAGCGAACCGGGAGCAGGCCGAGGTCGCCCGGCTGATCGGCTTCTTTGTCAATACTTTGGTATTGCGCAGTGATCTCTCCGGCAAGCCGAGTTTTGCCGCCTTGCTTAAACAGAGCAAACAGATGCTGCTGGATGCCTATGCCCACCAGCAGGTGCCGTTTGAGCAGCTGGTGGAAGCCCTCCAGCCTGAGCGCAGCTTAAGCCACAGCGCCCTGTTCCAGGTGATGCTGGTGTTACAAAATAATGAACAAGGTACGCTTGAGTTACCGGGGTTAACTTTAAGTCCTGTCGAGCAGCCGGGTGATATTGCCAAGTATGACCTGACCCTGAGTGTTACCGAAACTCAAAACGGCCTGCAACTTAGCTGGGGGTACAACTGCGATTTATTTCACGCGGGTACCATAGCGCGTATGGCCAAACATTTTGGGTTGTTACTAACCGGGTTGGTAAATGCGCCTCAGGAGAGTGTTTTTGCCGTTGAGATGTTGCCGGCAGAGGAAGTGCACCAGCAAGGGGTTCAGTGGAACGGCACGGCTGTCGACTATCCAAAAGACAAGTGTCTCCATCAGCTTTTTGAGCAGCAGGCTCAGGAAACCCCGGATGCCGTGGCGCTTGTGTTTGAAGAAAGCCGGCTGAGCTATGGCGAGTTAAATGCAAAAGCAAACCAGTTAGCCCATTACCTTATCGGGGAAAGAGGGGTTACCCCGGACACCCTGGTGGGGATTTGTGCGGAGCGCTCGCTTGAAATGATTGTCGGCATTTTGGGGGTTCTTAAAGCCGGCGGCGCCTATGTGCCGCTTGACCCTGAGTACCCGGCGGCGCGCCTGGCGTATATGCTCGAAGATGCGAACCTGAGCACAGTGTTAACGCAAGAAAAGCTTAAAGGTGAAGTACCGGTAAGTGAGGCGCAGGCGTTGTATATTGATAGCGAGCAGGTGATTACTCACTTGGCCGGGTATCCGGAGAATAATGCCCGGGTAGAGCCTTTAACCTCAAGCCATTTGGCGTATGTCATTTATACCTCAGGTTCGACGGGTAAACCTAAAGGGGTGATGGTGGCGCATCAAGCCATCGCCAATTACCTGCTGTCAAACAGGGAGTTTTGTCAGGATGTGTGTGGGAGTTATGTCAATACCAGTATATGTTTCGATGCCACGGCAACGAGTCTCTGGTTACCGCTGGTGTCGGGAAAATATTGTAAACTGTCGTCGCTGGCAAATGCGGAATCAGTGCCTGAGTTGTTAAACGAAATTGGCGGCAAGCAGGCGCTTTTGTTTAAGCTTACCCCTTCGCATTTAGAGTTTTTACAGGATGCCCGGGCAGAGGTTGATGCCGGGCATGTGTTTTATGTCGGCGGCGAACAGTTTGTTGCAAGTAAATATCACAAACTGCCTGAAAGCCTTAAAAAGTCATTATTTATCAACCAATACGGGCCAACCGAAGCGACGGTTGCCTGCGCTGCCTTCCCTGTTGACGGCAGGCGGGCGTATCAGGGGGTCATTCCTGTCGGTAAACCCATAAACAATACGGAATTGTTCGTCTTGGGGGGGGCGGGAGAAATGGTCCCGGTAGGCTCGCCCGGGGAGCTGTATATTGGCGGCTCAGGGCTTGCGCGGGGGTATTTGAATAATCCTGAGTTGACGGCCGGGAAGTTCATGCCTAACCCGTTTTTTGACAAAAACAACGCCAATAGCAGCGAGCGTTTATACAAAACCGGCGATTTAGTGCGTTGGTTGCCGGACGGCAATATCGAATTTTTAGGGAGAATCGACCACCAGGTTAAAATCCGCGGGTTCAGGGTAGAGCTGGGGGAGATAGAGCAGCAATTGCTCAGGCATGATGCCGTCAATGATGCCGTGCTTGTCGCCCGGGAAAGCGATGCCGGCGACAAACGCCTGGTGGCGTATGTCACGCACGATAAAGCGGCAGTGATGCTTGCCGATAATGAAGAAGCCCGGCTATTGCGCCATGGTTTTATCGACTCGCTTAAAGCGGGCCTGGCTCAGGCGTTGCCGGATTACATGGTGCCTTCGGCCTTTGTGGTGCTGGAGCAGCTACCCTTAACCCCCAACGGCAAGGTGAACCGTAAGGGGTTACCGGCGCCGGATACGTTGTCACAGCAAAAGAGTTATATGGCGCCAACCACGGCAACAGAGAAAGCATTAGCGGCTATCTGGGCCAACTTGTTAGGACTCGACAGGAAAACTATCAGTATTACCGCCAACTTTTTTGAACTCGGTGGAAGTTCACTGCAGTCAATAAGATTGCTGTCACAGATCCAGTCCCGGCTGACGGTTTCACTGTCTGTGAAGCAGCTTTTTATGTATCCGGTACTAAAATCCTTGGCGGACTTTATCGATACTCCGTCGTTAAAAGCTATAGAACCTGGAGGTTACGGCCTTACAGGGCTGGCCGACAAGCCTGTGCTACCGACATTATTTATCGCACCGGGAATGGGGCTGTTGAGCGTTTCATACCTGTCGTTCGCTCAAGAGCTGCTTGGTTTCTGCAATGTAAAAGTGCTTACGACACCTGGAATCGATGAAGCGGTAAAAATTGATTCGGCATTGCTGGCATTTGACGCGAATGAACGTGTAGAACAGTGGTATAGATCAATAAAGGCTGTCCAGCCATCGGGACACTATCGTTTATTAGGTCACTCTCTTGGTGGTGATATAATATTTGCTCTTGCAAAACGACTGGAAGACTCAGGCGATACCGTAGATCTGGTGCTGGTTGACTCCTATTTGAATAGAACTTCCACTCAAAAGTTACCGCAGTCGTTTGTTCTTGCAGAGTACCTGTTACCGCAATCGATATTAACAGAGCTATCTATCAGGGAAGGTATAGCGCCTTCAGATATTTCGGATACACAGCTGTATCGAATATTAGTAACACATAAATTGATACCTGAAGAGATAAACAGAGAACAATTTAATGTCTATTTATTCGCATGTCGGCAACAGCTGACATTAAATTACAGCGGACAAAACGAAGATAGGGTAAACAGCAATGTTACTCTGATAATGGCAAAATCAGGACTGGCCAGTTCGACAGAAAGAGATCAAGTGTTAGCTCATATTCAAACTCTTTGTAAGCAAAAACTTTCTGTATTGACGGTAAAAGGGACACATCACTCTATTATGGATAATAACGAATTGCCCCAAAAGATACGGTTAATCCTCCAGGGGGATAATAATAGTGTTAATGAGGGAGGACCCTGCATTTTATAA